Proteins encoded in a region of the Prunus persica cultivar Lovell chromosome G4, Prunus_persica_NCBIv2, whole genome shotgun sequence genome:
- the LOC109948745 gene encoding uncharacterized protein LOC109948745 encodes MRGSAEESYSLLPSYCYELERTNPGTLTYIQTDAADHFLYFFMSIGACIRGFKSSMRPVIAVDATHLKCKYKGVLFVATAFDGNRNIYPVAFGIGDLETNAAWEWFLRKLHCAIGDCSNLVVISDRNVSIQHGLHRVFPGASHGICFYHLKGNMKASFHLKQRDPILGYFVRAAKSYRLAEFKRHFSMINNERVRTYLLRAGVQKWSRAHCDGRRYNVMTTNIVESINSVLRFARMLPVLHLIDEITNLLLTWFSQRRDLAMKCHFTLCPDLGEQKLRKRLDAASRMNVVKINDVEYNVLDGDLNGLVHLANRSCTCRKFDLEQLPCKHAIAVCWHLNLNPYSFASSYYTRATWAAAYAESIYPVPPKGTWVIPEHLNNVKILPPVCKVMPGRRKMQRVPSKGEDSRQKKCSRCGVKGHYRNTCKQSVPLKN; translated from the coding sequence ATGAGAGGGTCTGCAGAAGAGTCGTATTCCCTTCTCCCTTCCTATTGTTATGAATTGGAGCGTACAAATCCGGGAACTTTGACATACATTCAGACTGATGCAGCCGACcacttcttatatttttttatgtcaatTGGTGCATGCATACGAGGATTTAAGTCGTCAATGCGGCCCGTGATTGCTGTTGATGCTACCCATTTGAAGTGTAAGTATAAaggtgttttgtttgttgcgaCCGCATTTGACGGAAATCGCAACATATATCCTGTTGCCTTTGGGATTGGAGATTTGGAGACGAATGCAGCATGGGAgtggtttttgagaaaattacaTTGTGCAATTGGTGATTGCTCGAATCTTGTTGTCATATCTGATCGCAATGTTAGCATACAACATGGGTTGCATAGAGTTTTTCCTGGGGCAAGCCATGGTATTTGCTTTTATCACTTGAAGGGCAATATGAAAGCCTCATTTCACTTGAAGCAACGGGATCCGATATTGGGGTATTTTGTAAGGGCAGCGAAGTCTTATCGTCTAGCGGAGTTCAAACGTCACTTCTCGATGATAAACAATGAGCGAGTGAGAACTTATCTACTACGTGCAGGCGTTCAGAAGTGGTCTCGGGCCCACTGTGATGGACGACGCTATAATGTGATGACAACGAATATTGTGGAGTCCATTAATTCAGTTCTTCGTTTTGCAAGGATGCTTCCGGTCCTACACTTGATCGATGAAATCACAAATTTACTTCTCACTTGGTTTAGTCAACGTCGAGATTTAGCAATGAAATGTCATTTTACATTGTGCCCTGATTTGGGTGAACAGAAGTTAAGGAAGAGGTTAGACGCTGCGTCAAGGATGAATGTGGTCAAAATCAATGATGTCGAGTATAATGTTCTGGATGGTGATTTGAACGGTCTGGTGCACTTGGCAAACCGTAGTTGTACGTGCAGGAAGTTTGACTTGGAGCAACTCCCTTGCAAGCATGCTATTGCGGTATGTTGGCACTTGAATTTGAACCCCTACTCCTTTGCCTCTTCTTATTATACACGAGCTACATGGGCAGCTGCATATGCTGAATCTATTTATCCTGTACCACCTAAAGGCACATGGGTTATTCCCGAACATTTGAACAATGTCAAAATCCTTCCTCCTGTTTGTAAGGTTATGCCGGGCCGTCGCAAAATGCAAAGAGTACCTTCCAAAGGAGAGGACTCCCGGCAAAAAAAATGCTCAAGGTGTGGTGTGAAGGGCCACTACCGAAATACATGCAAACAATCTGTCCCTCTCAAGAACTGA